Genomic window (Deltaproteobacteria bacterium):
GGAACTCCGTGATTCTCCAAGAATATCAACGGCCACTGCGGCGGTCCTGCACGCCCGGGACCGGCAAGCCTGCATGATCGCACGCGCCCGGGAGCGCGCACTGCGCGCCTGCAAGAACCCCCACCGCACGATCGCCCCGGCCCAGGGCGAGGGACGACCCGCCCTGAGCAGGTGCCTGGTCGCCCGTGCGCCGGGACGGTAGCGACCCGCGGGTATGGCCGCGGGGCCGCCGGCGCAGCGCCTCTGCGCCGGCACGCCCGCGCACCCGGGACCCGAGGAGCGGAGACGGCGGCCACGCCCCCTGCCCGCGCGCATCACCACGTCCCGCGCGCACCGGCCGTGCGCGCGCCGAGCCCTTGGTAGACGTGGGTTTCCTTGACACCCGCATGGCGGGTGCCGTAAGGTCGCGCCGCTCTCCACCCCCCCAGGAGGTCTGATGACGAAGGCACAATTGGTGGCGAAACTCGCCGAAGGGACCGGCGCCAGCCGCAAGCAGGTCGACGAGATCCTCGCGTCCATCATCGATACCGTGGTCAAGACCGTGAAGAAGGGCGAATCGGTCAAGATCCCGGGCCTCGGCATCTTCCGCCTGCGCAAGATGAAGGCGCGCATGGGGCGCAACCCGCAAACCGGCGAGCCCATCAAGATTCCCGCGCGCAAGAAGGTTGGCTTCTCGGTCGCGAAGACCTTCAAGGACACGGTGCTCGGCAACAGCAGCAAGAAGTAATCGCTGGCGCCGGTCGGGTGGACCGGCAGGAGGTAGGCCATGAGACGGGAACCGCTCTTCCTGGCGTCCGTACTCGCGTTGCTCGGCGGCTGCGCGACCCTGCTGCACGGGCCGTATCAGGAGGTCGCTCTCGAATCGAATCCCCCGGGCGCGACGGCCACGATCATGCCGACGCTCTCCGAGCGCGGAACGAACTACCTCGACCCGACCAAGCAGTACACCGTCACGACGCCGGCCACCGTGCGGCTGCGCCGCGACAACACGTATCGCGTCGACATCCAGAAGTCCGGCTACAAGCTCGCCACGACCAAGCTCGTCAGCAGCTACGACTGGCTCAACGCGCCGGTCGCGTGCGGGCCCTGCGAGCTGATCGGCGACCTGCCCACCTACGATCTCAAGGGGAGGGCGCTGCCGCTGCGCTTCCTGGAGGGGGCCTTCTACGAGTACCCGCGCGGCTTCGTCGCCGCGTGGGGGAAGGGGCTGCGTATCCTCAGCCCCGAGGCGCTGCTCGGCAACGCCTTCAAGCTCCGGCCCCGGGAGGGCAGCTTCTTCACGGACTGGCACGGGCTCGGCACGCCGAAGGTCGAGGCCGCGCTCGAGCCGGCGGGCTAGCCAGCCAGCGCGACGCTGGGGTCGAAGGCGGGTGCGGCCGTCCAGACGCCCGGCCTCCCGGCGGCCCGACCGCCCTCCCCCACCCCGACGCTTCTCGCCGGCGCGGTAGCGGCCGCGCCGGGCTTGGCCTATGGATCCGTAGCATGGCCGGGCCGCTCGACTTCTTCACCGTCGTCGACACGCAGCGGGCGCTACGCCGCTTCCGCTCCGATCCGGTGCCGGACGCCGCCATCCGCCGTGTGATCGCGGCCGCCACGCGCGCGCCCTCGGCGCGCGGCGCGGAGCCCTGGTTCTTCGTCGTGGTGCGCGACGAGCGGGCCCGCGCCGCGATCGGCGAGCGCTATCGCGCCGCCTGGGAGGCGGCCGAGCAGTTCACCGCTGCGGCCGACGCTGACCGCGATGTGCGCGACCGTCCGCACTACGCGCGCATGATGCGCGGGGTGCGCGACCTCGCGCTCAACTTCGCCGCGGCCCCCGTCCTGATCGTCTGCTGCCTCGACCACCGCCAGCTCGGTCCGCTCGCCGGCCCGGACTGCTCGCTCCGCTCGCCGCTTGCCGCCTACGCCTCGATCTTCCCGGCGGTACAGAATGTCCTCCTCGCCGCACGGGCGCTCGGCCTGGGCGCGACGCTCACCACGCTCCACCGCACCTTCGAGCCCGCGCTCAAGGCGGTCCTCGACATTCCGGCGGGGGTCGAGGCAGTGGCCCTCGTCCCGCTCGGCTATCCGGTCGATCGCTTCGGCGCGACGCGGCGGAAGCCGGTCGAGGAGGTGGCGTTCCTCGATCGCTGGGGGAAGCCGTTCCGCGGCTGAGGCCGGAGCCAGGCCCTCACCCGTGTGTGGTGAGCGGGCGTCGTGATAGACAGACGCCCATGGCGGATGCGCGCGCCATCGTCGACGGCCTGTTCGTAACCGACGCGGACGGGCCGCGCCTCCTTACCGCGCGCTGCCCCGCGTGCGGTAAGCCGCACTTCCCGGCGGGGCCGGTGTGTCCATACTGCGCCGCCGACGGCTGCCTCGAGATGCGCGTCGGACCCGAGGCCCGGCTCTGCCTCTACACCGCGGTGCAGACGCGGCCACCCGGCTACCGGGGCGAGATGCCCTACGGCTTCGGGGTCGTCGAACTCGCGGGCGGCCTGCGCGTGATCGCGCGCCTCACCGAGGCACGGCCCGAGCGGCTGCGGCCGGGCCTGTCGATGCGTCTGGTCGTCGAGCCGCTCTTCACCGACGACGAGGGACGGCTCGTCCTCTCCTACGCTTTCCGTCCGGAGGGGCGGTGAGGCCGGTCTACATCTCCGGCGTGGGCATCCACTCCTTCGGGCGCTTCCCGGAGAAGAGCGTCACCGCGCTCGGCGCCCAGGCGGTGCGCACGGCGCTGGCCGACGCCGGCTTGAGGCGCGGCGATTTCCAAGCGGCGTTTTGCGGGACGGTCTACAGCGGCGTCGCCGCCGGGCACAAGGTGCTGACGGCGCTCGGCCTCTGCGGCGTGCCGATCGTGAACGTCGAGGCGGGCTGCGCGAGCGGCGGCGCGGCGCTCGCCCTCGGCGCGGCGCAGGTGGCGAGCGGGCGCCACGACTGCGTGCTCGTCTTCGGGCTCGAGAAGATGCCGCGCGGCATCATCCGCTCGAGCTTCTTCGAGCCGTGGCGCGAGGAGGCGGGGCTCGCCGCCACGCCCGCCTACTTCGCCCTCCGCGCCCAGCGCCTGATGGTCGAGAGCGACGTCCGGCTCGAGGACCTGGCGCGCGTGTCGGCCACGAACCACCGCCACGGGGTCGCGAACCCGCACGCGATGTACCGAAGAGCGCTCTCGGTGGAGGAGATCCTGGCCTCCCCGGTCGTATGCGAGCCGCTCCGGCTCCTCATGCTGTGCGCGCCCAACGAGGGCGCCGCGGCCGTCGTGCTCTCGGCGCGGCCCACACCCGTGCGCGTGGCCGCCGCGGCGCTCCGCTCGCACCACGCCGGCTCGGTGCTGGGCGAGCACACGCCGCTCTCCGGCCTGGCCGAGGACGGGGTCCCGACACCCACCGAGATGGCGGCCGCCGACGCCTGGGCCGAGGCCGGCCTCGGCCCCGCGGACCTCGACGTGGTCGAGCTGCAGGACACGGACGCCGCGCGCGCGATCCTCGCCGCCGAGGAGCTCGGCCTGTGCGCGAAGCACGGCGGCGGGCGCTGGGTGCGCGACGGCGGCGGCGAGATGACCTCGCGGCTGCCGGTCAACCCTTCGGGCGGTCTCCTCTCGAAGGGCGAGCCGCTCGGCGCCTCGGCACTCGGCCAGATCGTCGAGCTCACCTGGCAGCTGCGCGGCGCGGCGGGGCCGCGCCAGGTGCCCGGCGCGCACGTCGCGCTCGCGCACACGGTGGGCCGCGGCGCCAACGCCTGCGTCGTCATCCTGGCACGCTGACGGGTGGGCGGCCGGGGGGGCGGGCGCCCGCCAGGTCGACTCCGAAAAGCTCGGCAGCGGTCTTTGACATTCCCAGCCCGGGTCCGGACACTGCCGCGCCATGCGGGCCGCGCTCGGCGTCGCCGTCGCGCTCGCGGCCGTGGCGGTCGCCGCGATCCTCGCCGCCGGGCGCGTGCTGGTGGTGGCCGACCCGCTCCCGCCCCGCGCCGATGCGATCGTCGTCCTCGCCGGGTCCGTCCCCGACCGGGCCCTCGAGGCGGCCGACCTCTACGGCACCGGGCGCGCGCCGCGCGTGGTCGTGACGCGCGAGCGCCTGCCACGCGGCCAGGCGGCGCTGCGCGCCCGCGGCGTGCGCCTGCCCGAGGAGGACGAGCTCACGGTGACGGCGCTGCGCCAGCTCGGCGTCCCGCCGACCGCCATCCTCCTGCTGCGCCGACGCGCCGTCAGCACCGAGAGCGAGGCGCGCACCATCGCGCGCTGGGCGTGCCGCCAGGGGGTCCGGCGCCTCGTCGTCGTCACCTCCCGCGCGCACACGCGCCGCGCCCGGCTGATCCTCCGCCAGGCCCTCGGCAAGGGCATCGAGCTCGCGATGCGCCCGTCGCGCTCCGATGCCTTCACCGCCGCCCGCTGGTGGCGCGTCCGCCGCGACGCCAAGCTCGTCTTGAGCGAGTACGAGAAGCTCGCCAACTACTGGCTCACCCAGAGCTGGCGGATCGCGCCCTGCGGCGGGATCAGGCGGCGCGACTGAACGGCGCCGCGCTCGGACTCTCAGCCCTCGACCGCCCTGCGCAGCAGCGGCGCGAGCTCCCCGCGCGCATGCATCTCACGCACGATGTCGCACCCGCCGACGAACTTCCCGCCCGCGTACACCTGGGGGATGGTCGGCCAGCTGGAGAAGCGCTTGATCCCCTCGCGCTTCTCCGGCTCGGCGAGCACGTCGATCGCCTTGAAGGGCACGCCGATCTCCCTGAGCACCGCCACCGTCGCGGCCGAGAAGCCGCACATCGGAAAGCTCGGCGTCCCCTTCATGTAGACGACGATGTTGTTCCCCTTCACCTCGCGCGCGATGTCGTCCAGTACGTCGGCCATCCGGGCTCTCTCCTACGCCGCGGCCGTGCGCAGCGCCAGCGCGTGAATCTCCGGCATGAGGGTGCCGAGGACCCCGTAGATCATCTGGTGCTGCTCGATGAGCGTCTTGCCGGCGAAGGCCGCGGTCCGCACCCGCACCTCGAAGTGGTCGCCGGCGCCGGTCGTGTCCTCGACCTGGACCTGGGCACCGGGCAGCGCCGCCTCGATGCGACGGCGGATCTCGTCGGGGCTCGTCATCCGCACACCTCCATGGGCTGGTACACGCTCGCCACGGGCGACGCAAGCGCGGGGGGCTTCAGCGCCCGGTGCCCGCGTGCGCCTCGCCCGCGCCGAGGTCCTTCAGGTTCAGGAAGGGGACCGCGCCGCCGCCGGTGAACTGGGGCAGGGAGCCGTTCCAGCGGTCG
Coding sequences:
- a CDS encoding HU family DNA-binding protein; this encodes MTKAQLVAKLAEGTGASRKQVDEILASIIDTVVKTVKKGESVKIPGLGIFRLRKMKARMGRNPQTGEPIKIPARKKVGFSVAKTFKDTVLGNSSKK
- a CDS encoding nitroreductase, with protein sequence MAGPLDFFTVVDTQRALRRFRSDPVPDAAIRRVIAAATRAPSARGAEPWFFVVVRDERARAAIGERYRAAWEAAEQFTAAADADRDVRDRPHYARMMRGVRDLALNFAAAPVLIVCCLDHRQLGPLAGPDCSLRSPLAAYASIFPAVQNVLLAARALGLGATLTTLHRTFEPALKAVLDIPAGVEAVALVPLGYPVDRFGATRRKPVEEVAFLDRWGKPFRG
- a CDS encoding DNA-binding protein, whose translation is MADARAIVDGLFVTDADGPRLLTARCPACGKPHFPAGPVCPYCAADGCLEMRVGPEARLCLYTAVQTRPPGYRGEMPYGFGVVELAGGLRVIARLTEARPERLRPGLSMRLVVEPLFTDDEGRLVLSYAFRPEGR
- a CDS encoding thiolase family protein; translated protein: MRPVYISGVGIHSFGRFPEKSVTALGAQAVRTALADAGLRRGDFQAAFCGTVYSGVAAGHKVLTALGLCGVPIVNVEAGCASGGAALALGAAQVASGRHDCVLVFGLEKMPRGIIRSSFFEPWREEAGLAATPAYFALRAQRLMVESDVRLEDLARVSATNHRHGVANPHAMYRRALSVEEILASPVVCEPLRLLMLCAPNEGAAAVVLSARPTPVRVAAAALRSHHAGSVLGEHTPLSGLAEDGVPTPTEMAAADAWAEAGLGPADLDVVELQDTDAARAILAAEELGLCAKHGGGRWVRDGGGEMTSRLPVNPSGGLLSKGEPLGASALGQIVELTWQLRGAAGPRQVPGAHVALAHTVGRGANACVVILAR
- a CDS encoding YdcF family protein, producing the protein MRAALGVAVALAAVAVAAILAAGRVLVVADPLPPRADAIVVLAGSVPDRALEAADLYGTGRAPRVVVTRERLPRGQAALRARGVRLPEEDELTVTALRQLGVPPTAILLLRRRAVSTESEARTIARWACRQGVRRLVVVTSRAHTRRARLILRQALGKGIELAMRPSRSDAFTAARWWRVRRDAKLVLSEYEKLANYWLTQSWRIAPCGGIRRRD
- the grxD gene encoding Grx4 family monothiol glutaredoxin gives rise to the protein MADVLDDIAREVKGNNIVVYMKGTPSFPMCGFSAATVAVLREIGVPFKAIDVLAEPEKREGIKRFSSWPTIPQVYAGGKFVGGCDIVREMHARGELAPLLRRAVEG
- a CDS encoding BolA family transcriptional regulator, producing MTSPDEIRRRIEAALPGAQVQVEDTTGAGDHFEVRVRTAAFAGKTLIEQHQMIYGVLGTLMPEIHALALRTAAA